The genome window GATCGCCCTGACCGCCGCCCTGGCCTCGCCCGTCCTGGCCCAGACGGCCGTGTGGAACGGCGAGATCGTGGAACGGGACCCCGCCTGGTATGCAACGGCCGAGGCGCGGGCCATCGCCGACAGCGTCGTCGCCCACCAGTCGCCGGAAGGCGGCTGGCCCAAGAACACCTCGCTGGCCGTGCCGCCCGACGTCGTGCCCGTGGACGAGCGTTCGAAGAACACATTCGACAACGACGGCACCACCCTGCCGATGGCCTTCCTGGCACGGGTGATCGCGGCCGGACAGCGCCCGGCCGATCGCGCGGCATTCGACCGGGGTCTGGATTACACCCTGGCGGCCCAGTCTCCGAGCGGCGGCTGGCCCCAGTTCTATCCGCTGCGGCCGGGCTACTACACGCACATCACCTACAATGACGACGCCATGGTGAGGATCATGGTCCTGCTGGATGAGATCGCGGACGGATCCGGTCCCTATGGGTTCGTCGATGCCGACCGTCGCGCGCGGGCGGGCGCAGCCGTGGCCAGGGGCGTCCAGACGATCCTGGCCACCCAGGTCCGCCAGAACGGCGTCCTGACCGTCTGGTGCGCACAGCATGACGAAAACACGCTCGAACCCGCCTGGGCCCGCGCGTTTGAACCGCCGTCCCTGTCGGGCAGCGAGAGCGTCGGCATCACGCGCTTCCTGATGTCGATCCCGGACCCCTCGCCCGCCGTCATCGCCGCGGTGGAGGGGGCCATCGGCTGGTTCAGGGCCAGCGCCATCCACGGTATACGCCTGCAACCCGTCACCGCCCCCGACGGTGAACCGGACCTGCAAGTGGTCGCAGATCCGCAGGCTCCGCCGCTCTGGGCGCGGTTCTACGACCTTGAGACGAACCGTCCGATCTTCCTCGGCCGCGACAGCGTGGTGCATTACGAACTCTCGCAGATCGAACGCGAGCGCCGCATGGGCTACCGCTACTACGGCGACCGGCCGGCCGCCCTGCTGCGCGACGACTATCCAGCGTGGCGACGCCGCATCGGCCTGTCCTGATCCTGCTCGACCCGCAACAGGCCGCTCGCGGACGGTTGCCCCGGTATGCCTTCAGCCGGCGTCCTTCTCCGCCTCGACGCGCCTGTAGCCTGCGTCGATGACGGCGAGCATGGCGGTGGCGGCGGCCGACGCGTCCCCGGACTCGATATGGTCCACGATCCGTTCGTGCAGATCGACGGTCTCGCGATGCAGGACGGAGCTTCTGGTCGGCGGGCTGAGGGTGAAGGCCTCGAGCAGGGCTGTCTCGATGACGCTGGCCAGGGACCGCATCAGCGGATTGCCGGACGCCGCAGCGATCCGCAGATGCAGGTTCAGATCCGCCTGGGCGAACCCGTGTTCCGACTGCTGCTCGCGTCGCATGGCCTCCACAGCCGCCCGCATTCCGGCCAGGTCGTCCACGCCGCGATGCCGGGCCGCCAGAGCCGCCGCGGCCGGTTCCAGCGCGCGCCGGACCTCCGCCAGATGTCGACGGAACCGGGCGTCCATGCCGTTCGCCACCTGCCAGGCCAGAACTTCGCTGTCGAACAGGTTCCACCGCAGGGGATCGGTGACCTTGGTCCCGACCCGGGTCTTCACGACCAGAAACCCTTTGGCCGAAAGCGTCTTGAGCGCTTCCCGCAGGGCGGTTCTCGACACCCCGAAACGGTTCAACAGATCGGCTTCGCCGGGCAACTTGTCTCCCGGCGCGATGCGGCCGGCCAGGATATCCTGGCCCAGCGAGCGAACGATCTGATCGTGGCTCGATACCGTCTTGCCCGGACCGCGCGCGCTGGCCGACTGGCTGGTGAGAGGAAGGGCGGCCGTCATGGATTCCGCTTTATACGGTCCCCCCGCGTCCGCAAAGCGGACCGCGCCGGGTGACCCCGGCCCAAAAAGTCTGGCGACCGGTCAAGATCATTTATATGATGATATTATTTGCGGGCCCACCGTTCGATATCGAAAGCGGGGATGCTCCGGCGGATGCGCACGATGATCTCTCCACCCCGACGACCGCTTCGCTCCCGCGCCTGGTTCGACAATCCCGACAACCCCGACATGACGGCGCTCTATCTCGAGCGCTATCTGAACTACGGCCTGACGCTGGACGAACTGCGCTCGGGCAAGCCGATCATCGGCATCGCCCAGACGGGGTCGGACCTCGCGCCCTGCAACCGCCATCACATCGAACTGGCCAGGCGGGTTCGCGAAGGCATCCGCGAGGCGGGCGGTATCGCCATGGAGTTTCCGGTCCACCCGATCCAGGAAACCGGCAAGCGGCCGACGGCAGGCCTCGACCGCAACCTCGCCTACATGGGTCTGGTCGAGTTGCTGTACGGCTATCCGCTGGATGGCGTGGTCCTGACCATCGGCTGCGACAAGACCACGCCCGCCTGCCTGATGGCCGCGGCGACCGTCGACATTCCCGCCATCGCCCTGTCGGTCGGACCTATGCTGAACGGCTGGCTGAAAGGCGAGCGGATCGGTTCGGGCACCATCATCTGGAAGGCTCGCGAGATGATGGCGGCCGGAGAGCTGGACTATGAAGGCTTCATCGACCTGGTCGCCACCTCGGCCCCCTCGGTCGGTTACTGCAACACCATGGGCACGGCCTCGACCATGAACAGCCTGGCCGAAGCCCTGGGCATGTCCCTGCCCGGCTCGGCCGCCATCCCGGCCCCCTACCGCGAGCGGCCCCAGGTCGCCTATCTGACCGGCAAGCGCATCGTCGAGATGGTGCACGAGGACCTGAAGCCCTCCGACATCCTGACCGCCGACGCCTTCCACAACGCCATCGTGGTCAACTCGGCCATCGGCGGATCGACCAATGCGCCGGTCCATATCACCGCCCTGGCCAGGCATTCCGGCGTCGACCTGCCGATCGGGGACTGGCAGACCCACGGCCACGCGGTGCCTCTTCTGGTCAACCTCCAGCCCGCCGGCAAATACCTGGGTGAGGACTTCCATCAGGCCGGGGGCGTGCCCGCCGTCATCGCCCAGCTGATGAGCCAAGGCCTGATCCGCGAGGAGGCCATGACGGTCAACGGCCGGACGATCGGCGACAACTGCAGGGGTGCCGATATCCTGCTGCCCGACGTCATCCGCACGATGGACGATCCGCTGGTCGAGGACGCCGGCTTCCTGGTCCTGACCGGCAACCTGTTCGACAGCGCCATCATGAAGACCAGCGTCATCGCCGCCGAGTTCCGCGAGCGCTACCTGTCCAACCCCGCTGACCCGAACGCCTTTGAAGGCCCCGCCGTCGTCTTCGACGGACCCGAGGATTACCACCACCGCATCGACGATCCGGCGACCGGCATCTCAGAGCGCAGCATCCTGTTCATGCGCGGGGCCGGGCCGATCGGCTATCCGGGGGCGGCCGAGGTGGTGAACATGCGCCCGCCCGCGCACCTGATCCGGGAAGGCGTCCACGCCCTGGCCTGTATCGGCGACGGACGGCAGTCCGGGACGTCAGGCTCGCCGTCGATCCTCAATGCGTCTCCCGAGGCGGCGGCGGGTGGAAATCTGGCGCTCCTGCGGACCGGCGATCCCGTTCGGGTCGATCTGAACACCTGCCGTGTCGATGTCCTGATCCCTGACGCAGAACTGGCGGAACGACGCATGGCGCTCGAAGCGGAGGGTGGCTTCCAGGTGCCCCCCTCCCAGACCCCCTGGCAGGAGATGCAGCGCGCCACAGTCGGACAGTTGAGCACCGGAGCCGTGCTGGAGCCCGCACTCAAATACCACCGCATCATCGACCGCTTCGGCAATCCCCGCGACAACCACTGATCGACCGTTCGCGAACCGTCCACGAAGACGCGATCGCCCGTTCCATATGCCGCTTGACTCTCCCGGCCCGTCGGGTGGCATATAGAACAAATGAAGAACATTGAGGACAAGGAGCGACGACTGGTCGCCCTGAGAGCGGGGCTGGCCAGGCTGGACCGGTCGCGGCCCGGCCGTGCCCGCGCGGGGCTTTCATCGGGCGATCAGGGCCTGCTGGACAGGCTGGACCCCCGCGCCGTTCACGACCTTTATGCCGGTAC of Brevundimonas subvibrioides contains these proteins:
- a CDS encoding IlvD/Edd family dehydratase; the protein is MISPPRRPLRSRAWFDNPDNPDMTALYLERYLNYGLTLDELRSGKPIIGIAQTGSDLAPCNRHHIELARRVREGIREAGGIAMEFPVHPIQETGKRPTAGLDRNLAYMGLVELLYGYPLDGVVLTIGCDKTTPACLMAAATVDIPAIALSVGPMLNGWLKGERIGSGTIIWKAREMMAAGELDYEGFIDLVATSAPSVGYCNTMGTASTMNSLAEALGMSLPGSAAIPAPYRERPQVAYLTGKRIVEMVHEDLKPSDILTADAFHNAIVVNSAIGGSTNAPVHITALARHSGVDLPIGDWQTHGHAVPLLVNLQPAGKYLGEDFHQAGGVPAVIAQLMSQGLIREEAMTVNGRTIGDNCRGADILLPDVIRTMDDPLVEDAGFLVLTGNLFDSAIMKTSVIAAEFRERYLSNPADPNAFEGPAVVFDGPEDYHHRIDDPATGISERSILFMRGAGPIGYPGAAEVVNMRPPAHLIREGVHALACIGDGRQSGTSGSPSILNASPEAAAGGNLALLRTGDPVRVDLNTCRVDVLIPDAELAERRMALEAEGGFQVPPSQTPWQEMQRATVGQLSTGAVLEPALKYHRIIDRFGNPRDNH
- a CDS encoding FadR/GntR family transcriptional regulator, with amino-acid sequence MTAALPLTSQSASARGPGKTVSSHDQIVRSLGQDILAGRIAPGDKLPGEADLLNRFGVSRTALREALKTLSAKGFLVVKTRVGTKVTDPLRWNLFDSEVLAWQVANGMDARFRRHLAEVRRALEPAAAALAARHRGVDDLAGMRAAVEAMRREQQSEHGFAQADLNLHLRIAAASGNPLMRSLASVIETALLEAFTLSPPTRSSVLHRETVDLHERIVDHIESGDASAAATAMLAVIDAGYRRVEAEKDAG
- the pelA gene encoding pectate lyase, yielding MIARCWMLVVIALTAALASPVLAQTAVWNGEIVERDPAWYATAEARAIADSVVAHQSPEGGWPKNTSLAVPPDVVPVDERSKNTFDNDGTTLPMAFLARVIAAGQRPADRAAFDRGLDYTLAAQSPSGGWPQFYPLRPGYYTHITYNDDAMVRIMVLLDEIADGSGPYGFVDADRRARAGAAVARGVQTILATQVRQNGVLTVWCAQHDENTLEPAWARAFEPPSLSGSESVGITRFLMSIPDPSPAVIAAVEGAIGWFRASAIHGIRLQPVTAPDGEPDLQVVADPQAPPLWARFYDLETNRPIFLGRDSVVHYELSQIERERRMGYRYYGDRPAALLRDDYPAWRRRIGLS